A single Pirellulales bacterium DNA region contains:
- the treZ gene encoding malto-oligosyltrehalose trehalohydrolase: protein MQKTIPQLHERRLPVGAECLPEGGVHFRIWAPKPRRVYLSLALDSARPNEMEHFRMKTEGTGYYFLHREDAKPGMLYGFRIDNQPKIFNDPASRFQPQGTTGLSQIVDPQSFAWSDHTWKGLGPRGQVIYEMHVGSFTAKGTFEAAAEELAELARIGITVIEVMPVAEFSGRFGWGYDGVLMFAPTHLYGTPDDLRRFVDAAHAAGLGVILDVVYNHFGNVDNYLGVFADNFKSAAYQNEWADAINFDGHNSTAVREFFTANARYWIEEFHLDGFRFDATQQIFDNSDEYILAAVGRAAKEGAGNRTLYLVAENEPEDVAALKPPEEHGWGLDGMWNDDFHHAAHVQLTGANPAYYSDFSGTVEELAASVKRGLIYQGQHSRWQNKRRGTPTTGLPAWAFVSFLENHDQVANSPTGQRLHQLTSPNRYRAMIALWLLMPQTPLFFQGQEFAASSPFLFFADFSGQMAAAVVAGRAKFMSQFPSLSSQEAQRKLPNPTDPATFHRCKLNFADRETNRPLYDLHIDLLKLRREDSVFCRQQADALDTAILSTDCFLIRYFGGDGDDRVIIINFGQKLNYFPIAEPLLAPPADRRWQLLWNSNAPRYGGAGAVTQETEAGWSIEGESTTVFQAVGTNRAGLEGATNAEFSK, encoded by the coding sequence ATGCAAAAAACTATCCCCCAATTGCACGAACGCCGCCTTCCCGTGGGCGCGGAATGCTTGCCAGAAGGCGGGGTGCATTTCCGAATTTGGGCCCCAAAGCCTCGCCGCGTGTATTTGTCTCTCGCGCTCGATTCTGCACGTCCGAACGAAATGGAACATTTTCGAATGAAAACGGAAGGCACCGGCTATTACTTTCTGCATCGCGAGGACGCAAAACCGGGCATGCTCTATGGCTTCCGAATAGACAACCAGCCGAAGATTTTCAACGACCCGGCGTCTAGGTTCCAACCCCAGGGAACGACCGGACTATCCCAAATTGTAGATCCGCAATCTTTTGCGTGGTCAGATCACACCTGGAAAGGTTTGGGGCCACGCGGCCAGGTAATCTACGAGATGCATGTGGGTTCCTTTACCGCGAAAGGGACTTTCGAGGCCGCAGCGGAAGAGCTGGCGGAACTGGCTCGCATTGGAATTACTGTAATCGAAGTCATGCCCGTGGCGGAGTTCTCTGGGCGGTTTGGTTGGGGTTACGACGGTGTTTTGATGTTCGCGCCGACGCATTTGTATGGCACACCAGATGACCTTCGGCGCTTTGTCGACGCGGCTCATGCAGCTGGGTTGGGCGTTATTTTGGACGTTGTTTATAACCATTTCGGGAATGTCGACAATTACCTGGGGGTATTTGCCGATAACTTTAAATCCGCGGCATACCAAAACGAATGGGCCGACGCAATTAATTTTGACGGCCACAACTCAACCGCGGTGCGCGAATTCTTTACGGCCAATGCGCGATATTGGATTGAGGAATTTCATCTAGACGGCTTCCGTTTCGATGCCACGCAGCAAATCTTTGACAACTCCGACGAGTACATACTGGCCGCAGTTGGACGCGCGGCAAAAGAGGGCGCCGGCAATCGCACACTTTATCTCGTAGCGGAAAACGAACCCGAGGATGTCGCCGCGCTTAAACCGCCCGAGGAGCATGGATGGGGGTTGGATGGAATGTGGAATGATGATTTTCACCATGCAGCTCACGTTCAACTTACCGGCGCCAATCCAGCTTATTATTCCGACTTTTCCGGGACGGTGGAGGAATTAGCAGCTTCGGTGAAGCGGGGTTTAATTTATCAAGGCCAACATTCCCGCTGGCAAAACAAACGGCGAGGAACGCCAACCACCGGGTTGCCGGCGTGGGCGTTCGTCAGCTTTCTGGAAAATCACGACCAGGTCGCAAATTCACCAACGGGCCAACGACTTCACCAGTTAACCAGCCCAAACCGTTATCGAGCGATGATCGCGTTGTGGCTACTTATGCCTCAAACGCCGCTGTTTTTTCAGGGGCAAGAATTTGCCGCCTCCAGCCCGTTTCTGTTTTTTGCCGATTTCTCCGGCCAAATGGCCGCGGCAGTCGTTGCGGGGAGAGCCAAATTTATGTCGCAGTTTCCCTCGCTAAGCTCCCAGGAAGCGCAGCGCAAGTTGCCAAATCCAACCGATCCTGCAACCTTCCACCGCTGCAAACTGAACTTTGCTGATCGAGAAACAAATCGTCCCCTGTACGATTTGCACATCGATTTGCTGAAACTTCGCCGAGAAGATTCCGTGTTTTGCCGTCAACAGGCCGACGCCTTGGATACTGCGATTTTGAGCACCGACTGCTTTCTAATCCGCTATTTTGGCGGAGATGGAGACGATCGGGTGATCATCATCAATTTTGGGCAAAAGCTGAATTATTTCCCGATTGCGGAGCCGCTACTGGCGCCGCCTGCCGACCGCCGATGGCAATTGCTGTGGAACAGCAACGCACCACGGTATGGCGGCGCGGGCGCCGTCACTCAGGAAACCGAAGCTGGCTGGTCAATCGAGGGCGAATCGACAACCGTATTTCAAGCGGTTGGCACCAATCGTGCAGGTCTGGAAGGCGCGACAAACGCCGAATTTTCGAAATAG
- the treS gene encoding maltose alpha-D-glucosyltransferase, which yields MPPESLTAPAFASEIHRGAVEGGPVWYKDAVIYQVHVRAFADSSGDGVGDFPGLTSKLDYLQDLGVTALWLLPFYPSPLKDDGYDIADYTSVHPSYGTLRDFKAFLRDAHVRGLRVITELVLNHTSDQHPWFKRARRAKPGSSARDFYVWSDTADKYKEARIIFKDFEASNWTWDPVAKAYYWHRFYSHQPDLNFENPQVRKALLETVSFWLEMGVDGMRLDAVPYLFECEGTNCENLPETHAFLKELRRYVDARFSDRMLLAEANQWPEDAIAYFGDGDECHTAFNFPVMPRLFMAKHMEDRFPIVDILQQTPPIPANCQWVLFLRNHDELTLEMVTDEERDYMYRVYAHDPQARINLGIRRRLAPLLNNNRRTIELLQGLLFSLPGTPVIYYGDEVGMGDNIYLGDRDGVRTPMQWSSDRNAGFSRANPQKLYLPVVIDPEYLYETVNVETQRNNPQSLWWWMKRLIAVRNQHPAFGRGSLELLLPENAKVLAFVRQLDDDQVLVVANLSRFSQYVELDLSAYEGRVPVELFGHNRFPTIGKLPYLLTLGPHAFYWFALAPSEITPTDGKLSMQSDGKPEDRLPRANVHAHWAEIFQGRAKTQLEASLRGWLCGQRWFSGKARTIQNVTITNAVLLGNSPADPLARYLALAQVDYTDGEPEIYLLPLGFVAGDALESFLAAAPKSAILRVHLRDTKQAGVVFDATSDAAFAAALWDTLDRRRRWKSQTGELTVSHLPTLRTFLPADMGALPAVVVKGEQSNTSIIYGDKAILKLFRGIKPGVNPDLEIGRFFVEHGNFPHTPPLLSALEYETEGSEPLTLAVLNVFVPQTETAWQFALDNLSRYFEQVLTLPMERWPRSEGLGNQSLWEIAAVPSPAPIQELASGFLHAATLLGQRTAEMHKALASDPETPTFAPEVFSQLYQRSLYQSARKSAVQNLQRLKKRLSHLSPRAQQLGRQVLDQEKHVLDQLKSITSGRIVAERIRCHGDYHLGQVLYTGKDFVIIDFEGEPLRSFSERRIKCSPLQDVASMIRSFHYAAAQGFNHVAVAGLHTPETTEPLKHAGTAWAISIVGTFLQAYQTTIGNAAFFPPAAKDRELLLNFYLLQKAIYEMGYELNNRPDWVEIPLAAIIYLLGGKP from the coding sequence ATGCCTCCGGAATCCCTCACAGCACCTGCCTTCGCCTCGGAAATACATCGGGGCGCCGTCGAAGGTGGTCCGGTTTGGTATAAGGACGCCGTTATCTATCAGGTGCACGTGCGTGCGTTTGCCGATAGTTCCGGCGATGGCGTCGGCGATTTTCCCGGCCTGACCAGCAAACTCGACTATTTGCAGGACCTAGGCGTTACCGCACTGTGGTTGTTGCCGTTTTATCCATCTCCACTGAAGGATGATGGGTACGACATTGCCGATTACACCAGCGTGCATCCATCTTATGGCACGTTGCGAGATTTCAAAGCGTTTTTGCGAGATGCCCATGTACGCGGGCTGCGAGTGATCACCGAGTTGGTATTGAACCATACCTCCGATCAGCACCCATGGTTTAAGCGTGCGCGGCGCGCTAAGCCCGGTTCTTCCGCGCGAGATTTTTACGTCTGGAGCGACACGGCAGACAAATACAAGGAAGCCCGAATCATTTTCAAAGATTTCGAGGCGTCCAACTGGACATGGGATCCCGTGGCCAAGGCATATTACTGGCATCGGTTCTATTCTCACCAGCCGGATTTGAACTTCGAGAATCCGCAAGTGCGAAAGGCGTTGTTGGAAACGGTTTCATTCTGGTTAGAAATGGGAGTGGATGGCATGCGGTTGGACGCGGTGCCCTATTTGTTCGAGTGCGAAGGAACTAATTGCGAAAACTTACCGGAGACGCACGCTTTTTTGAAAGAGCTGCGCCGCTATGTGGACGCCCGGTTTTCGGATCGCATGCTCCTGGCGGAAGCCAACCAATGGCCAGAAGATGCCATTGCCTACTTCGGCGATGGCGACGAGTGCCATACGGCTTTTAATTTTCCCGTCATGCCGCGCCTGTTTATGGCCAAGCATATGGAAGACCGATTTCCCATCGTCGACATTCTGCAGCAAACGCCCCCTATCCCCGCCAACTGCCAATGGGTTTTGTTTTTGCGAAACCACGATGAATTGACCTTGGAAATGGTCACGGATGAAGAGCGTGACTACATGTACCGAGTTTATGCTCACGATCCGCAAGCGCGGATCAACTTGGGCATTCGACGACGATTGGCGCCCCTGTTAAATAACAACCGCCGGACCATCGAATTATTGCAGGGCTTGCTATTTTCGCTGCCGGGCACTCCGGTCATTTACTACGGCGACGAAGTCGGCATGGGGGATAACATTTATCTCGGCGATCGTGACGGCGTGCGCACGCCGATGCAGTGGAGCTCCGACCGTAATGCTGGTTTTTCGCGAGCTAATCCGCAAAAGCTGTACTTGCCGGTAGTGATTGATCCGGAGTATTTGTACGAAACGGTAAATGTAGAAACGCAGCGAAACAATCCACAATCGTTGTGGTGGTGGATGAAGCGGTTAATTGCCGTGCGAAACCAGCATCCTGCCTTTGGGCGCGGCTCGCTCGAATTGCTGCTGCCAGAAAATGCGAAAGTGCTAGCCTTCGTGCGGCAGTTGGACGATGATCAAGTATTGGTCGTGGCCAATCTTTCGCGTTTTTCTCAGTATGTAGAACTCGACCTGTCCGCGTATGAAGGCCGGGTGCCTGTGGAGTTGTTTGGGCATAATCGCTTCCCAACGATCGGCAAGCTGCCATATTTGCTCACGCTGGGACCGCACGCCTTTTATTGGTTTGCGCTAGCGCCCTCGGAAATAACACCCACGGATGGAAAACTTAGTATGCAATCCGACGGCAAGCCCGAAGATCGGCTGCCGCGCGCGAATGTTCATGCGCATTGGGCCGAAATTTTTCAAGGGCGGGCGAAGACTCAATTGGAAGCGTCGCTGCGCGGTTGGTTGTGCGGGCAACGTTGGTTCAGCGGCAAAGCGCGAACCATTCAGAACGTTACCATTACCAACGCCGTGCTGCTGGGCAACTCGCCGGCAGATCCGCTAGCCAGATACCTGGCGTTGGCTCAAGTAGATTACACCGATGGCGAGCCAGAAATCTATTTGTTGCCGCTAGGTTTTGTTGCCGGAGATGCTTTGGAGTCATTTCTTGCTGCGGCACCTAAATCAGCCATACTCCGCGTTCACCTGCGCGATACCAAGCAAGCCGGTGTAGTCTTCGATGCTACGAGCGACGCCGCGTTTGCCGCCGCGCTGTGGGATACCTTGGATCGCCGCCGTCGATGGAAGAGCCAAACCGGCGAACTTACCGTTTCTCATTTGCCTACACTGCGGACTTTTTTGCCTGCGGACATGGGAGCTTTGCCTGCAGTGGTCGTTAAGGGCGAGCAAAGTAATACCTCAATTATTTACGGCGATAAGGCCATTTTGAAATTGTTTCGCGGGATCAAGCCTGGCGTTAATCCGGATTTGGAAATCGGGCGGTTTTTTGTCGAACATGGAAATTTTCCCCATACGCCGCCGTTGCTGTCCGCTTTGGAATATGAAACGGAAGGCAGCGAACCGCTCACCTTGGCAGTTTTAAATGTCTTCGTGCCGCAAACGGAAACTGCCTGGCAGTTCGCATTGGATAATTTGAGCCGCTATTTCGAGCAAGTTTTGACACTGCCGATGGAAAGGTGGCCCCGTTCCGAGGGATTGGGGAATCAGTCGTTGTGGGAGATCGCTGCCGTGCCTTCTCCCGCGCCAATCCAAGAACTCGCCAGCGGTTTTCTGCACGCGGCAACTTTGTTAGGGCAGCGCACTGCAGAAATGCACAAGGCTCTGGCTTCCGATCCGGAAACGCCGACCTTTGCGCCAGAAGTATTCTCGCAACTCTATCAGCGTTCGCTGTATCAATCTGCGCGAAAATCGGCGGTGCAAAATCTGCAACGTTTGAAAAAGCGATTAAGCCATCTTTCGCCCCGGGCTCAGCAACTCGGTCGCCAAGTATTGGATCAGGAAAAGCATGTCCTGGATCAACTGAAATCGATTACTTCCGGCAGGATTGTGGCCGAACGAATTCGCTGCCACGGCGATTACCATCTCGGGCAGGTATTGTACACCGGTAAAGATTTCGTAATCATCGATTTCGAAGGTGAACCGCTCCGTTCTTTTTCCGAGCGCCGCATCAAATGTTCGCCGCTTCAAGATGTCGCCAGCATGATCCGCTCGTTTCATTATGCCGCTGCGCAAGGCTTCAATCATGTGGCTGTTGCTGGATTGCACACCCCGGAAACTACGGAGCCGCTAAAGCACGCTGGAACCGCCTGGGCAATTTCTATTGTGGGCACTTTCTTGCAGGCTTATCAAACGACCATTGGAAACGCTGCATTTTTTCCCCCGGCGGCAAAGGACCGCGAATTACTGTTGAATTTTTATTTGCTTCAAAAGGCGATTTATGAGATGGGATATGAGTTGAATAATCGTCCGGATTGGGTGGAAATTCCGTTGGCCGCAATCATTTACCTATTGGGCGGAAAACCGTGA